CGGCGACTCGCAGTACGCGGTTGCGCTGCGGCAGCGCGGCGACGAGTTCGCGGGCGAGGTGGACGGAGAACCGGTCGAGGGGCATCTCGAGCAGCTTGAGGAGGGGCTCTACGAGGTTGACGCCGGCGCGGGGGTGGTGCGGGTGCACGTCGTGCGCGACGGCCGTCGCACTTGGGTCCACTGCCAGGGGCAGGCGTGGGAGCTCGAGCACATCGCCGCCGCGCGAAACGCTGAGGCAGAGGCGGCGAGTGACCTGTTGCTCTCGCCGATTACCGGCAAGCTGGTTGAGCTGCGCGTCTCCGCAGGCGATTCGGTTACGCAGGGCGACACGCTCGCCGTGCTGGAAGCGATGAAGATGGAGCACCGGCTGCGCGCGCCGCGCGGCGGCACGGTGGCGCAAGTGACTGCGACCGCCCCGGGCGGACAGGTTCGCGAGCGCGAGCTGGTAATTGAGCTGGAGGCTGCTTGATGGAGCCGCTCGCGAGCAATATTGATACCGCCGATTCTGGTTACCTGACCAATGTCGAGCAGAATCGCGCGCTGGTGACAGAGCTGAAAGAGCGATTGGCGCAGGCGCGGGGCGGCGGTTCAGCGAAGGCAGTCAAGCGCCACCGCGCGCGCGGCAAGTTCACTGCCCGCGAGCGGATTGACGTGCTTCTCGACCGCGGCGCGCCGTTTCTCGAATTCTCGCCACTGGCGTCTGATGGAATCTACGATGATGACGTGCGGTCGGCCGG
This is a stretch of genomic DNA from Candidatus Poseidoniia archaeon. It encodes these proteins:
- a CDS encoding DUF2118 domain-containing protein, which codes for MSQTFRCGDSQYAVALRQRGDEFAGEVDGEPVEGHLEQLEEGLYEVDAGAGVVRVHVVRDGRRTWVHCQGQAWELEHIAAARNAEAEAASDLLLSPITGKLVELRVSAGDSVTQGDTLAVLEAMKMEHRLRAPRGGTVAQVTATAPGGQVRERELVIELEAA